In Tsukamurella tyrosinosolvens, the genomic window TCATCGCGCGCTACTCGCGCGACCTGCGCGCCGCCGAGTCGAAGGAGAGCGGCCTCAAGACCGTCTACGGGCTGCAGCTGGAGCGGGAGATCAGCGCGCGCCGCGAGTACGAGCTGCAGGTCGAGCGCGACATCCGCGCCGAACTCAAGACCGAGTCGAACGAGGAACTCACCGCCCTCAAGGCCGAGGTCCTGGCCCTGCGCGCCAACCTCGAGGAGCTCCTGGGCCGCGACCTGGGCCCGTCGTACACCGAGCTGTACGCCGCCGCGGAGCAGCGCGCCCTGGACGCCCAGCGCGCCAAGTCCGTCTTCGAGGACGACGACCGGTTCCGCGCGCAGCAGGACTTCGCGGGCGTGCCCGAGCCCGACGCCGCCGTCGACGACTACTACGGCGCCGCGTCCGTCGCGGACGAGCCGATCGACGAGGCCACCGTGACCGACGTGCCCGCTGCGCCCGTCCCGCCCGGTCCCTCGGGGCCGACGGTGCCGTCCGGCCCGGCGAGCAATCCCGCCGCGGACCGGCCGCAGGAGGAGTCGCCGACCACCGTCTTCCACGTCGTCACGGACGAGGCGCCCGCGGCTCCCGCCGCGCCCGCCGCCGCGACGGCCCCGGACTCGCAGCCGCCCGTCGACGTCGAGCACGTCGACCACGTCGCGGGCGACGACGAGCCCTTCGTGCCGCTCGCGCCGCAGTCCGGGTACCGCTCGCCGCTGCCGCCCCGCCCGTACACGCCGGACGCCCCGGCTACCCCGCCGTCGACGCCTCCGGCGGCGCCGTACTCCCCGTTCCAGTCCGCGCCGCCGCAGGCCCCGCAGTACCAGGGCCAGCAGTTCCCGGGCGGTCCGCAGCAGGGGCCCGCGGCGTCGGGCCCGCAGGGCCGGCCGTGGGCGCAGGATCAGCAGCGCACCCCGCCGCAGCAGGCGCCGGAGGACCGCGAGGAACAGCAGGTGGAGAGCGGTCACGCCGGCCAGCACACGTCCGGCAGCACCGTCGCCGACCTGATCGCGCGGATGAACGCCGACACCGAGCGCTCCGGCGGCGGCCGCCGCCGCAAGCCGGAGTGATGATCTAGCTCACACGTCGTTGCTCGCGCCACCTGCACGGGCATAGCCTTTCGGTGACCGTCTGGTACCCGCGACGCGGGACTGGAACGACCCCCTGGAGGCGTACGCCCATGCCCGAGTTCTCGGACTCGCCCGATGCTGTGGATCAGCTGGCGGGCATCCCCAATCCCCCCACCCCCGCGCGACTGTCCGTGGGCGTGATCTCCGCCGGCCGCGTCGGCACCGCCCTCGGCGCCGCCCTCGAGCGGGCCGGCCACATCGTCACCGCCGCGTCCGCACCGTCGAACCGCTCCCGTGACCGCGCCGCGCTCCGCCTGCCCGAGGCCCGCGTCGACGCCCCCGCCGTCATCGCCGAGAAGGCCGAGCTCCTGATCCTCGCCG contains:
- a CDS encoding DUF6779 domain-containing protein, whose amino-acid sequence is MTQPPIPSSRKRVPRRSSGAGQWMLGAVILLAVVGTGMWVFSEDRRWGLVSLILLVWGLVIAAFLIARYSRDLRAAESKESGLKTVYGLQLEREISARREYELQVERDIRAELKTESNEELTALKAEVLALRANLEELLGRDLGPSYTELYAAAEQRALDAQRAKSVFEDDDRFRAQQDFAGVPEPDAAVDDYYGAASVADEPIDEATVTDVPAAPVPPGPSGPTVPSGPASNPAADRPQEESPTTVFHVVTDEAPAAPAAPAAATAPDSQPPVDVEHVDHVAGDDEPFVPLAPQSGYRSPLPPRPYTPDAPATPPSTPPAAPYSPFQSAPPQAPQYQGQQFPGGPQQGPAASGPQGRPWAQDQQRTPPQQAPEDREEQQVESGHAGQHTSGSTVADLIARMNADTERSGGGRRRKPE